From Thalassospiraceae bacterium LMO-JJ14:
TAAACGTAGGCATTAATCCAACCTGAATAAGTCGGTTCTACTTCTGTTAGAAGTTTACTTATCATGAGTTCTTCATCGTCGAAAATACAGCACACTCCGAGTGGATGTACGGATTAAAAAAAATAAATTCAGGGCAATATTGCCCTATAAATAAGCCGTTGAATCTAGACGGTATTTTAGAAGGGATCGTAGCGGAAGTGGGCCTTGAACCCCCAACACGGGGATTAGCACCGGCCCTTTTAACAGGCCGCCAATCTGAGAATTACACCGCGGACTTAACCCGGATTTTGTTCTTTTTCACCTTGGTGCCATGTAATTTTTCAATAGCAATTCTCGCGTCGTCCTCGCTTGTCATCTCGACAAATCCAAAACCTTTTGACGCACCGCTCTTGTCATCGAGCACAAGCGAACAGGCTGTCACCGCGCCATGAACTTTGAATAATTCTTCCAATTCCCGTTCGTTAAGATCCCGGGGCAGGTTAAGGGCCATGAGTTTCATTTTGGCTCCGATAGACATAAAAATGCGCGGCCGTGGAGGGTCATACCTAAAACTTCAATGTTCTGAGCGTGCCGGTAATGCCCAGAGCCTCTTTGGTGGCTTGAATGGTATTGTTCAGGTCCGTCAACTTCTGCTGCGCGACGGCTTGCTCGGGCTCATTTTGCGCACCGTTTTCCAGATGATCATGTTGAAGATGCTCGAGCTTCGACTTTGCGCGGCCGCGTTCGACCATATTCTGCGCAAGCGTAAGATGGGCGTCCTCGAAAGGAATTTCTTCAATATTCAACCCCAGAGATTGCAGCTCCGAGAGATCAGGCAACTTATCACAAAAGCCATACACGACTTTATTGTGGCGATAGCCGTACTTCGCAAGCGTGCATCGCTTCTGAATCTCGCTGATTTCCAGGCGAAAGTCGCTTTGCGGCTTGGGCGTGAGCTTGAAGGTATGCATCGAGAGGCGCCTTTTTATCAACTGTGCATTGATTTGCGGAAGCAATAAAGAAAAACCCCGCAATTCAGAAGAATCACGGGGTTTTAATTGGTAGCGGAGGAGGGACTTGAACCCCCGACACGCGGATTATGATTCCGCTGCTCTAACCAGCTGAGCTACTCCGCCACAGGTGTGAGACCGGGGATTTACGGCGTTCACGGCCCCCTGTCAAGGTATGCGGGCAGCTAAAAGCGCCCCGTCTCCCGGCCCTTCCAGATACCCCTCTCCCGGCGCTGCGCGCCACCCTCTCCCCAAGCAGAGGGGGAGGACGCCCGGGCCCCTCTCTTGCCCCTCTCCCGGCGCTGCGCGCCGCCCTCTCCCCAAGGAGAGGGGAAGCGCCCAAAGGAGTGAGAGGAGCGCTTATTCCACCGTCAAATCGGGGTCGGGCAGCGTCGCCTTTTCCGGCGTCCCGGTCAGCGAAATCCTGCGCAGCAGCGCAATGGTGCCGGTGTCGCTCGCCCGGAGCGCCGATATGTGTTCGAGGTCCTGTTGGCGGGTACGGCCGTCGGCGGTCAGCCACGGGCGGTCGGCGGGGTCGCCCAACGGCATCGCGTGCGGCACCGGCTCGGCGTCCTTGACCCAGTAATTGACCGGCTCGGGTGCCTTGAAATTCGGCTCGGCCAGCGGCGCGGGGGCGTCATAGCGGCTCGGGTGCGGGCCGTAATAGTTCACCAGGCGCAGGCTGTCGGCGTGCTTCGGTTCCCTGTAGCACGACGTCGCGGCCAGCGACTTGTAGCAGTACACCGGCTCCCAGTCCGAGACCTGGCGCTCGTATTCGTCGACATAGCTGCACGCGCCGAGCGATCCGGCAAAGACCAGCACAAAACTGACTTTCCTGAGCGTTTCCCTGTGCATTTCCCTGAGCATTTCGATCTCCCTTCAGCAACATTCTGGGAAATCTTTGCAGAATCGGTGCCAAATCGCCGCGGCCGACGAAAAAAGCCGCCGCCGGAGGCCCCGGTGACGGCTTTTCTTTTGAATCAAATACTTAACAGGCGTTAACGTTTAGCCGTTGACGTCGATCACCATACGACCGCGGATCTGGCCCTTGAGGATTTGACCGGCCAGGTCGGGCAGCTCGGCAAAGCCTGCCCGGTTGGTGAGGGCGTCCAGCTTGTCCATCGGCAGTTGCTTCGACAACCGGTCCCAGGCGACGATGCGGCGTTCCTTGGGACACGTCGCGCTGTCGATGCCGCAGAGATTAATCCCCCTGAGCAGGAACGGCAGCACCGTGGTGTCGAGCTTGAACGACCCGGCGTTGCCGACCGACGCGCAGGCCCCCCAATAGCCGAGCGTGGCGAGTACATGGTGCAGGGTCGGCCCGCCGACATTGTCGATGGCCCCGGCCCAGCGTTCGCGCCCGAGCGGGCCTTTCGGCGGCGTCACCAGCTCGTCACGCTCGACGATCATCGTCGCGCCCAGGCTTTTCAGGTAATCGTGCTGCTCGGCGCGCCCGGTCGAGGCGGCGACCTTGTAGCCGATGTTGGACAGTACCGACACGGCGATCGAGCCGACGCCCCCGGCACCACCGGTGACCAGCACTTCCTTGTCGGTGTCCGGCGTCAGCTTGTGTTCTTCCAGCGTCATGATCGCCAGCATCGCCGTGAACCCGGCGGTGCCGATGGCCATCGACTGTTCCAGCGAAATGCCGGCCGGCAACGGCACCAGCCAGTCGCCGCTGACCCGGGCGCGGGTCGCATAACCGCCCCAGTGCACTTCGCCGACGCGCCAGCCGGTCAGGATGACCTCGTCGCCGGGTTTGAAATCGGGATGCGCGGACTCCTCGACAACACCGGAAAAATCGATGCCGGGAATATGCGGATATTCGCGCACCAGCTTGCCGAGGCCATTGAGGATCATGCCGTCCTTGTAGTTCAGCGTCGTATATTTGACGGCGACGGTAACGTCGCCTTCGGGCAGGTGGTCATTGGGCAGGGTTTCGAAGCTGCTGGTGACCTTGCCGTCGTCATCGGCGCTCAGCAACAGGGCGTTGAATTCGGTATCGCTCATTTTGTCTCTCCCGGGAATGGCGTTTTCCCGACCATAAGCACAGCGGCGCTTAGGTCAATCCCCGTACCTATAGGGCGTTGTCGTATAACAAAGCATTGCTTATCTTATCGACAGTTAGGAGATTGCTTTTGAACGATTCCCAAGTCAAACAACCTGCCGATCAAGACACAGATGAGATCGAACTGGAATACCGGGATTATAAACCCGGGGAGATCATCTTCAATCAAGGTGAGGTTGGGGCTGAGGCGTTTTTCGTCGATTCCGGCAAGGTCGAAATCGCGCGTGGCGACGGCACCGCCGAGCTGGTTCTTGGTGTTGTCGGTGCTGGTGAGCTGATCGGTGAAATGGCACTGGTCGATGCCGAAGAGCGGATGGCCACTGCCCGCGCCATGGGTCCGACCAAGCTCATCGTGGTCCCGAAAAAGGTATTCGACAGGGTTCTGCGCAAAAGCAATCCCATCGTCGTTGCAATGATGAAGACACTGCTTCGCCGTCTACGGGTCGAAGGTGGCGCCAGCGCCAAGAAAACCCTGGGTTAAATCAGTTCGCAAACCGCCAATTGAGTGTTTCCCCGGCCATGAAAGGGACCAGCGCCTCGCCCGATTGGGCGTCCAGGCTTTCCGGCACGGTCCACGCTTCACGCACCAGCGTCAGCGTCGACGTGTTCGCCTCCAGGCCATAAAAAGCGGGACCGTTCAGCGACGCAAAGGCTTCGAGCTTGTCCAGCGCGCCTTCATCATCGAACACCTGGGCATAGACTTCCATCGCCACCGGGGCGCTATAGATGCCGGCGCAACCACAGGCGGCTTCCTTCAGGTGCCGCGCGTGCGGTGCGGTATCGGTGCCGAGGAAATAGCGCGGATCGCCGGACGTGGCGGCGTGGCGGAGCGCCAGACGGTGTGCCTCGCGCTTGGCGATCGGCAGGCAGTAAAGATGCGGGCGGATGCCGCCCCGGAAGATATCGGTGCGGTTGATCATCAGGTGATGCGCGGTGATCGTCGCGCCCAGCCTGGATGCGTCCCCGGCGGCGACGAAATCGACGGCATCTTTCGTCGTGATATGCTCGAGCACGACCTTCAAATGCGGTAGATGCGACAGCAGCGGCGACAGGATGCGGTCGATGAACACTGCCTCGCGGTCGAATATATCGATGTCGGAATCCGTGACTTCACCGTGGACAAGCAACGGCAGGCCGATCTCCTGCATGACTTCCAGCACCGGCATGACCTTGGCGACATCCGTGACGCCGGACGCCGAATTGGTCGTCGCACCCGCCGGATACAGCTTGACCGCCGTGAAGACACCGGCTTCGGCGCCTTCTTTCAACATTTCGGGCGATGTCTCGTCGGTCAGGTACGCCGTCATCAGCGGCGTGAAATCGCAACCGGCGGGCACCGCCGCATTGATCCGCGCGCGATAGGCCTCGGCGGCCGCGATGTCCGTCACCGGCGGCACCAGATTGGGCATGACGATGGCGCGGGCAAAAGCCTGGGCGGTGGCCGGGACAACGGCCTGCATCATGGCGCCGTCGCGAAAATGCACATGCCAGTCGTCGGGCCGTTTCAGGGTTATGCGGTCTGTTTGGCTCATATCCCGTTGCTCGCACGATTTGCCGTTTGTGTCCAGCGAAGAGCGCTTTCGGCCGCGCCGCTTTGTGCTAGCATAGGGCAAAGTTCGGGAGGTTACCGCCATGCGCCTGTTGGTCTTCGTTATTTTTGTCATCTGCCTCGCCCCGTTGTCGCTGAACGCGCAAAACAACCGCTATTCGACATGGTCCGATCCGTCGGGAACGAACAGCGGCGACGGTTCGGTGCCGGCCTTCATTGAAAAGCTGAACAAGCTGATCGACGAGGCGGAAAAAGCCAAGGCCGCCGATCCGGTGTTCCTGCAGGACCTGCGCAATCTGGCGCAGGGCGCCGTAACGCCCTGGAATACGGTGCTTCTCGACGACAGCTTCACGGACGGTAATTTCACCGCCAACCCGGTCTGGGAAGTGCTGAGCGGCGCATACTTCATCGAAACCGGCTGGGGCCTGCGCAACCGGCTGATCACCGCGCAACAGACGCAGCAATCGTCATCGGGCGGCGGTGAGGACCTGGCCAAGGTGCTTCTGGGCCAGATCCTGAAACGCGCCACCGGCACGCAGTCGGGCAATACGGGGCCGACACAAAACGTCATCGTGACGCGCGCCGCCATCAGCAATGCCTTCGCCCTGGAACTGGAAATGTCGTCATGGCAGGCGGAAAGTCATTTCGAGGTCGGGGTTTTTCAGGGCGCGAACGCCGCCATCGGCTATCGGCTTCTGTACGTCAGCGGCAAGGGGCTGCAGCTCCACCGGGTCGGCAGTTCCGGCTCCAGCGTCATCGCGACATCGGACCCGGCAACGCTCGAGGACAAGAAATTCCACAAGATTTCATGGACCCGCGGCACCGACGGCGCGATGCATGTCAGCCTCGACGATAAGGAAATGATCGTGACCTCGGACCGGGCGTTTTCCGATCCGTTCGACGGTGTGCGGATTTCCGACAGCGGCGGTGATTTCATCATAAAGCGGGTCGCGCTGAAGGGGATCTAGGCCCCCTCACCTGTCCTCTCCCCCACTTCGTAGGGGAGAGGGACCCTGCCGAAACATACAACCCTTCAATCCCTCTCCCCCTTTGAGGGGGAGAGGTTAGGAGAGGGGGTGGATTAAGAATTCAAAACCGCAAACACATCGCCGGATGCGTCCCGGCCTTCGATGTGGCGCTTGTGCCAAAGCGCATAGAACAGCAGCGTCCATTGCGCCTGCCCCTGACCGGGCCCGGCCGAAAACAGGCGTTTGACGGCGTCGGGATCGCAAACCGCCGCGATTCCCGGGTTGGCCGCGACGAGTGCGCCAAGCGCCCCTCCCCGGCCTGAAATCCACGCCCCGACCGGCACCGTGAAGCCGCGCTTTTTGCTGAACGGCTTGCTTTCCGGCAGCGCCGTTTCCAGCCATTTCCGGAGCAGCCACTTGCCGCTCTTGTGATGCACCTTGCAATTATTCGGCAGGCGGAAGGCGAAATCGGCGACGTACGGATCGAGAAACGGCACACGCCCTTCGACTCCGTGCGCCATCAGACAGCGGTCCAGCTTTGTCAGAAGATCATTCGGCAGCCAGTCGGCGATATCCGTCGCCTGTACCGCCTGCAGGTTATTGCGGCCGTATGCGTGCGCTTCGGTCTCGGCCAGCGCGATGCCGTCGCGCCAGCCTTTGGGGTCTTCGCGCAACACCCCGGTCCCGTCCAGGATTGCGCGGTGGCGCATCTTGCGGCCGCCGAATATCGCCGGGCGGTTCTGCCTTCGGTAGCGGCCATAGCCGGCAAACAGCTCGTCTCCGCCCTCGCCCGACAAAACCACCTTAAGGCCGGCTGTGCGGGCCTTGGCGGCCAGCATGTAGCTCGGCACCACGGCATAGTCCGCCGCCGGATCGTCCATGGCCGCGGCGATCTGCGGCAGCACGCGCCAGAAATCTTCCTCGGTGACGGTTATTTCCTCGTGCTCGGCACCGCAGGCACGGGCCACGGCGCGCGCGTGTTCGCGTTCGTCATGCACGTCGGTGCCGGGGAACCCCGCCGTCAGTGCATGCACCGGCGCCGGGTTCAGACGGCGCATCACGGCGAGGATGATCGAGGAATCGATGCCGCCCGACAGAAACATCCCGTACGGCACGTCCGAGCGCTGATGCACGTTGACGGCTTCGGTAATGATCTTGTCGAAGCGGTACAGCGCCTCGTCGCAGGTGATCTTGACGGGTGCGCCGGGCGGCAGGGCGGCAAGGCGCGCACGCTGGGCGATGCGGCCCTTGCGCACGATCAGGGTTTCCCCCGGCAGCACGCGATAGATGCCGGGAAAAATCGTCTCGGCCCCGGTGGTGAACTGCAGCGCCAGCAACTCGTCGCGTTTCGCACTGTCGACGGCGGGCGTCACCAGCCCGGCCGCCAATAGCGCCTGCGGTTCGGAAGCAAACACGAAACCGTCTTCGGCGACGCCGTAATACAGCGGCTTGATGCCGAACGGATCGCGCGCCAGCACCAGCGCCCCGTCATCCGGATCGTGAATCGCGACGGCGTACATGCCGCGCAGATATTCAGCGAAATCCATACCGTGTTCGCGGTACAGATACAGCATCGATTCGCAATCCGACCCGGTCGCGTAGTCGATATCGTTCATCTGCTGGCGCAGTTCGATGTAGTTATAGATTTCCCCGTTGGCGATCAGCGCCAGCCTGCCCCGCTCGGCGTCGGCCGGTGCATACAGCGGCTGATCGCCGGTTTTCAGATCGATGATGGCGAGGCGCACCTGCATCATCGCGACGTCGGCTTCGGCATAATCGCCGCGTCCGTCCGGGCCACGGTGCACAATCGCCTGCGCCATCCGGTCCAGAACGGTGAGCGCCGGGGCGCTGCCGTCTGCCGTCATCAGTCCGGCGATACCGCACATGGTTCAGCCCGTGACCTGTTCGAAGAACTTGAGATACTGTTCGACCACCTGCGCCTCGGTGAAGTTGTCCTGATAGGCCTTCAGGCCCTGCCGGGCGATACGCTCGGCCAGATTGTCGTCGTCGAGCACACCGCGAATCGCCCGGGCCATGAGAATTTCGTCATCGACCGGCACCAGAATGCCGGTTTCCATGTTCTCGATCAATGTCCCCGGCCCCATGGAATCGGCGGCGACCACGGGCAAGCCCTGCGCCCAGGCCTCAATCACCACATTGCCGAGCGGCTCGTGACGGGACGGGCAGACGAACAGATCGGCCGTGGCCAGCAAGTCCTGAGTATCATCGCGCCAGCCGAGAAACCGGACCCGGGGCTTGATGGCGAGGTCCTCGGCGAGCCGCATCAGCTCTGCCTTCAACGGGCCGTCGCCGGCCAGCCACAGATAGGCATTCGGCACGCGGGCCAGGGCGCGCAGCAATACATCGAAAGCCTTGTTCTCATGCAACCGTCCCAGCGAGACGATCAGGGGTACGCCCTTCGGCGTATAAAACTCGCCCCGATCCAGCGGCGTCCCCGCTTCGGCGGAAACGAAATTTGGCAAGTAGTGCGCCTTTTCGCTGGGCCAGCCGTGCTCGACCAGATACTCGACGATATCGCGGGTATTACCGATCAGGTGATCGCAGTTGGCATAGTACTTAAGATCGTAATAGCCGCCCTGACGCGCCGCGTGCACGAAGTCGCCTTTCGGACACATGCTGGTCGCGCGGTTCATCCATGTCAGGACCACATCCGGTTTGAAGGCGTTGATTTCGCGTTTCATCGCCCGTGGCGTGGCAAAATCCAGCCGCCCGCCGAATGCCAGCTCAACCGGCTCGATCCCCGCTTCGCGCAGTTGCCTGGCTCTTCCGGGATGCTTGCGGATGATGACCTTTTGTTCGACACCGGCGCGATGCAAGGCAATGCACAGGCGCACGAAAAACGCCTCAGCACCGCCGAATTCCGCACCGGCCATGGCCTGTAAAACCTTCACTGCAAAACCTTCATGGGGTTTCGATTAGCTCCTCGAATGCTGCTGCCGCGTCCACCCAGCGCCAGGTGCGCTGTTTTTCAAGTGCCGACGCATGCTGGCTGCGCCACAACGCATCATCGGTGAGCAGCCGCGTCGCGGCAAGCGCGAAGGACGCATCGTCAATGGCGAGGAAGCCGGTTTCATTGTCTCGCACGCGCTCGGCCATCGAGCCGACCGGCTGCACCACCGCCGGCACGCCAAGGCACTGCGCCTCGGCAATGGCCAGACAGAATGTTTCGTTGATATCGCCCTTATAGAGCATGACGCGCGACAGCCTAAGTTCGTCGATCAATTGTGCCTTGCCGACCGGCTGGCGTAACCGCACGCCCTGCCCTTCGAGGGCCTGTGCCTTCGACAGCACATCGGCCATGGCATCGCCCTTGCGTGCGCCGGCGGCGCCATAGGTGGCGGCGCCCGAAAACACATGCAGTTCGGCGCCCGGCACCCGGGGTTCGATCTCGCCGGACCACAGATCGAGCAGCCAGTCGAGACCGCGCAACGGATTCGATGTGAAAATCGCACGCGGGCCCGGCACATCGATGGCCGCCTCGGCCTCGCAGAACAGATCCGGCAGGCCGTACGGGATCGTTCTGCGACCGCCGTCAGGCACCCAGCCGGGCAGCGTTGCCGCATGATAAGAGCCGATGAAGACGATCACCGGGCGGCGGCGCAGAAACTGCCACAAATAGCGCAGCTTCAACATGTAGCCGCACGGGTTGTGCGTCCAGAACACCGTCCGCTTCGCGCCTTCGCAGCGTTTCAGGAGCTTGTCGCCGCGGTTGGCGATGTACAGATCGGCACTGTCCGGCACGCCGTCCACGATCGGCCGCCATTTCACACCTTTGTAATCGAGCGCCGCTTCGCAGTTGTTATAAACCGTGACGTCATGGCCCCGTGCGGCGAGGGTTTCGACAAGCTGGATGACCGAGCTTTCGGCCCCGCCCAGCGGCCCCCGTTCAGGGGTAAGGCCGTCGAAAACAATCCCGTCATCGGCAAGGATAATACACGCCACGGTCAATCATCCTTCCGCATGTCGGCGGCCTTGATGTAGGACAGCAGCGGAAACAACCCGGCACAGATGGCGATCAGCAGCCCCAGGCCGCCTTCCCTGTAGCCCTTGCGGGCGATGAAGCATTTGATGAAACGTGAAAAAAAGCGGCGCACGTTGTTGGCCATGCCGCCGATGTCGCCGCTGTCGATCAGATCGAGCGCGCGCGCCGTCGAGTAGCTGTCGAGCCGCTTGATCATGTCCGAAACGTCGCGGTCCACATAATGCACGAGGCGATTCTTGAGCATCGCGCCTTTCCGGCCCGACCACGCGAGCGACGGATGCACGCGCTGCATGCCCCACTGTTTGACTCCTTTCCTGAACAACCCCGGATAGGCCGCTTTGCCGAACGACGCCCCCCAGCCCCAGCGCACCAGCCGCTTGCCGACATAGTTGTCGACAAGAATTTCATGCCAGTCTGCTTGTGTGGTTTCGATGGTGGCGCGGATTTCCCGGGCCAGATCTTCCGGCACGCGTTCATCGGCATCGATCTCGAACACCCAGGCCCCCCGGCAGGCGTCGATCCCGGCATTCCGGCGTGCACCTTCGATCGTCCATGCCCCTTCGATAACGCGGTCGGTAAAGTCTTCGGCGATCTCTTTCGAACCGTCGGTGCATTTGTCCAGCAAAACGACGATTTCATCGGCGAAACCAAGCGTCGCCAGACAATCGCGAAGCTGATGTTCCTCGTTATGCACGCTGATCACGGCGGAAAGAAGCATACTGCCGCTCACGCCGCCGCTTCCCTGGCCCGTGCCCACAATTCTTTCGCCGCTTCTTCGGCCTGATCGACGCTGAGACTGTCCATCAGGGTATCGGTATTGCGGTGATCGAAGTCTTCCGGGAAAATTTCATCGAATCCGAGGCTCGCCTGCACATGATCGCAAAGCGGCCCCCACGGCGCATACTGGTCCGCCGGCGACGGCCCGAACAAGCCCAGCGTCGGAATGCCGCTGGCCGCCGCCAGATGCATAAGCCCGGAATCGTTGCCGATAAACAATGCCGCGCGCTCCATACATGCGTAGACCGTCAGCAGATCGATGCGCCCAACGAGGTCCAGAAGCCTGTCCTGGGGGACGGATTCGATAACCGGCAGCGCCATCGGCCGTTCGTCATCGCGTCCGAAGATCGCGACGCGGGCGCCGGGCAGAATGCCGTCGGGCGCCGCCAGCCGGGAAATCAGTTCGGCGAACGACTGGCCGCGCCACTGTTTGCCGCGCCAGTTGGCAGTCGGGCCGATGGCCAATACCGGCCCGCCGTCCGGAATCAGCCACTTCGCCGCAGCACGGCGCGTTTCGTCCAGCCAGATTTTCGGCGCCGGCGGATTTTTATCGGCACCGATCACGGCAGCCAGCGTACGGATGCGGTGTCCGCCGCCTCTGGAGCGGACTATGCGATAGCGCTTGTCGGCGCCGATCAGGTACGTCACCGGTGCATTGCGGAGATCGACCAGAATATCCCAGCGCCTGCGGACCGTCTGCGCCCAAAGATAGGCCCAATGCAACGAGCCGAGCATCTTGTCGAGCACGATGATCCGTTCAAGCCCCGGCACGGCCTCGAACAGCGACGCCGCCGCCGGACCGCAGGCAACGGTCACGCGCAGGCCCGGATTCTCGTCCATCAGGCGCGACAGAACGCCCGTGGACAGGATCGCGTCCCCAACTCGTGTCGATGTAACGAATAACGCGTACATGCGGCTACCCCTGATTCTGCTTTCTTATAAGCAAGCCATCGGGCGATGCAAACCCCACCATGACCCCATAACGAACCGGTTTCCACCGGTGTCTTCCGGGCGGCCCCTTGCAGAGACGCCCTTCAAGCCCCCATCTTACACCCTAAAGCAGTTATGAGGGCGCAATGAAACGCATTCACCTGAGCGATCGCAGCATCATCCGTATCACCGGCGAGGACAGCCGCAGCTTCCTGCAGGGGCTGATTTCCAACGATATTGCCCGTGCCAACGGTCAGCACGGCCTGTATGCGGCGCTTTTGACGCCGCAGGGGAAATACCTGTTCGATTTCTTCATCGTCGCCGACGGCGACGCCCTGCTGGCCGACTGTCTGGCGGGCGATGCTTCTGAGCTGATCAAGAAGCTGAACATGTTCAAATTGCGCTCGAAAGTAACGCTTGAGGACACCGAGCCTGCATATGGCGTGCATGTGCTGTTCGCAGACGGGGCTGAAAACGTGCTCAGCAACGGCCAGCAGAAGAAAACCGCCGACGGGGCGATTCTCTATGCCGATCCCCGCCTTGCAGCGGCCGGCGTCCGCGTCATTGCCCCGAAGGGCGCGGATATCGCCGGACTGGGCGCAGAACAGGCCAACGATGACGAATACCAGCGCCACCGCATGCGCCTCGGCCTGCCGGAAGCACCGCTCGATCTGGAAAAGGACAAGTCGATCCTGCTCGAAAGCGGCTTCGACGAGCTTTCCGGCGTGGACTGGAAAAAGGGCTGCTATATGGGCCAGGAACTGACGGCACGGACAAAATACCGGGGCCTGATCAAAAAACGCCTGGTCCCGGTCACGGTCGAAGGCACCACCGAACCCGGCACCGATATCATGCTGGACGGCAAGGTCGTTGGCGATGTGCGCTCGCTTAGCGGCGATATCGGCATGGCCATGCTGCGGTTGCAGGCCATTACCTCGGGCGGGCCGTTACAGGCCGGCGACGCCACCCTGACACCTGCCCCGCCGGCATGGATGCACCTGCCGGACGCCGACGCGTAAGCCGGCAACGCAAACAACCGATTGGCATCCGGCAACGTTGCGGCTAGCCTTCTGCCGTGATCATCAGCATTTTACGACGCGCGCCCAAACTTCTGGCCCCGGTCGCCCGCATCTACGGGCGCCGGCTGGATCAGTGCGGCGCCACCGCCAAGGGTGTGTTCTGGAAAGGCGAAGTTTGGCAGCGCCGCCGCTTCGAGCGGCTGATGGATATCATCGAAGACGCCGACATGGCGTCGGGCGGCATCTCCATCAATGATTTCGGCTGCGGCTACGGTGCGTTTTTCGAGTATCTGGCGGAATACCCGGTGCTCAGGGAAAGCACCTATTACGGTTACGACATCTCGCAGGAGATGATCGCCGCTTGCCGTGACCGCATCAGCGATCCCCGCGCCTCGTTTCATCGCAAGATGTGGGCGAGCAAGCACGCGGATTACAGCTTTGCGTCCGGCACTTATAACCTGAACGGCGATGCCGATGCGGATCAGTGGCAGGAGTATGTCGAGGCCAGTCTGCGCCAGCTCTGGCACCGCACCGGCAAGGCGCTGGCCTTCAACATGTTGCGCGACGACGAAGAGGAACGCTACGACGGGTTATATTATACCAACCCTGAAAAGGTGCTTCGGTTCTGCCGCAAACATCTGTCGGAAGACGTCGAAATGTTCGACGAACGCCCGATGCCGGACGTGACGTTTTTCGTCCGCCGCTAGACTTGTGCCTATTCCGCCGCTTCGGCGTGTTCTTCTTTATACGGCAGAAATGCAGGCGCCATGGCGGCGCGCAGGTCATCGGCCAGGACATCGACAAACGGTTTCAGCATCTGAATATCCCGCCACACGCCATGATGGAACCTCATCGACGTTTCGGCGTCGAAGGTCCAGTTAACGTAATCGGGGTTGCCGGGGAACGTGTGCGGCAACAGCCGCGCCGCATCTTCGCCGATCGTCACCACGACATCGATCAACCGGCGTTTCGGGTCGGCGAAACCGTCCCAGTGCTTGGGCCACAGGCCCTCATTGCCAAGGCCAGCCAGAACCAATGCCGAAAGGGCGAAGGAATCCGCCTTGTCGGCCGGGTCGATACCGGCACTGAAAGCACGCACGCCACGCACGCGGTGGCTTCGCAGCAGAGATTCCGCGATCAGGGAATGGCGCGCGTTGTCCACGCAAACGAACAACACGTTCAGGGTCTTCTGATCCTGGTTTTGCAACGCGTTCATTGGGTTCTCCAATTCATCAACTGCCAAAACAGTGACAGAAAACCCTGACCTGAAGATTACAACCCGAAGGATATTAGAATTTTCTAAAGTAAAATTACTCAGCCGGCATCGGCGGCGGTGCGTGCGGCGATTTTCTCGGCCAAGGCGCCGATTTCCGCCATATCGCCCGGCACGATTTCCCAGTTCATGGTGAGACCGTCGCCATGCACGCGCGGGATCACATGAAAATGGATGTGGAAGACAGACTGCAATGCACCCGGCCCGTTGGCCTGCAGGATATTCACGCCGTCAGGCGCGACCTCGTCCCTGACTGCGCGGGCAACCCGGCTGACGCTATTCATGACCGGTCCGAGTTTGCC
This genomic window contains:
- a CDS encoding RNA-binding protein — its product is MKLMALNLPRDLNERELEELFKVHGAVTACSLVLDDKSGASKGFGFVEMTSEDDARIAIEKLHGTKVKKNKIRVKSAV
- a CDS encoding MDR family oxidoreductase, with translation MSDTEFNALLLSADDDGKVTSSFETLPNDHLPEGDVTVAVKYTTLNYKDGMILNGLGKLVREYPHIPGIDFSGVVEESAHPDFKPGDEVILTGWRVGEVHWGGYATRARVSGDWLVPLPAGISLEQSMAIGTAGFTAMLAIMTLEEHKLTPDTDKEVLVTGGAGGVGSIAVSVLSNIGYKVAASTGRAEQHDYLKSLGATMIVERDELVTPPKGPLGRERWAGAIDNVGGPTLHHVLATLGYWGACASVGNAGSFKLDTTVLPFLLRGINLCGIDSATCPKERRIVAWDRLSKQLPMDKLDALTNRAGFAELPDLAGQILKGQIRGRMVIDVNG
- a CDS encoding cyclic nucleotide-binding domain-containing protein, giving the protein MNDSQVKQPADQDTDEIELEYRDYKPGEIIFNQGEVGAEAFFVDSGKVEIARGDGTAELVLGVVGAGELIGEMALVDAEERMATARAMGPTKLIVVPKKVFDRVLRKSNPIVVAMMKTLLRRLRVEGGASAKKTLG
- the pyrC gene encoding dihydroorotase, which codes for MSQTDRITLKRPDDWHVHFRDGAMMQAVVPATAQAFARAIVMPNLVPPVTDIAAAEAYRARINAAVPAGCDFTPLMTAYLTDETSPEMLKEGAEAGVFTAVKLYPAGATTNSASGVTDVAKVMPVLEVMQEIGLPLLVHGEVTDSDIDIFDREAVFIDRILSPLLSHLPHLKVVLEHITTKDAVDFVAAGDASRLGATITAHHLMINRTDIFRGGIRPHLYCLPIAKREAHRLALRHAATSGDPRYFLGTDTAPHARHLKEAACGCAGIYSAPVAMEVYAQVFDDEGALDKLEAFASLNGPAFYGLEANTSTLTLVREAWTVPESLDAQSGEALVPFMAGETLNWRFAN
- the asnB gene encoding asparagine synthase (glutamine-hydrolyzing); its protein translation is MCGIAGLMTADGSAPALTVLDRMAQAIVHRGPDGRGDYAEADVAMMQVRLAIIDLKTGDQPLYAPADAERGRLALIANGEIYNYIELRQQMNDIDYATGSDCESMLYLYREHGMDFAEYLRGMYAVAIHDPDDGALVLARDPFGIKPLYYGVAEDGFVFASEPQALLAAGLVTPAVDSAKRDELLALQFTTGAETIFPGIYRVLPGETLIVRKGRIAQRARLAALPPGAPVKITCDEALYRFDKIITEAVNVHQRSDVPYGMFLSGGIDSSIILAVMRRLNPAPVHALTAGFPGTDVHDEREHARAVARACGAEHEEITVTEEDFWRVLPQIAAAMDDPAADYAVVPSYMLAAKARTAGLKVVLSGEGGDELFAGYGRYRRQNRPAIFGGRKMRHRAILDGTGVLREDPKGWRDGIALAETEAHAYGRNNLQAVQATDIADWLPNDLLTKLDRCLMAHGVEGRVPFLDPYVADFAFRLPNNCKVHHKSGKWLLRKWLETALPESKPFSKKRGFTVPVGAWISGRGGALGALVAANPGIAAVCDPDAVKRLFSAGPGQGQAQWTLLFYALWHKRHIEGRDASGDVFAVLNS
- a CDS encoding glycosyltransferase yields the protein MKVLQAMAGAEFGGAEAFFVRLCIALHRAGVEQKVIIRKHPGRARQLREAGIEPVELAFGGRLDFATPRAMKREINAFKPDVVLTWMNRATSMCPKGDFVHAARQGGYYDLKYYANCDHLIGNTRDIVEYLVEHGWPSEKAHYLPNFVSAEAGTPLDRGEFYTPKGVPLIVSLGRLHENKAFDVLLRALARVPNAYLWLAGDGPLKAELMRLAEDLAIKPRVRFLGWRDDTQDLLATADLFVCPSRHEPLGNVVIEAWAQGLPVVAADSMGPGTLIENMETGILVPVDDEILMARAIRGVLDDDNLAERIARQGLKAYQDNFTEAQVVEQYLKFFEQVTG